The DNA sequence GCTCACCGGAGAGGGCGCAGCGCGATGGGGAGCGCGGAGAGGGAGATGCCACGAGGGTCGTGTCCAAGAGCGAAGAGGGGCCCCTCGGGGCCCGCGAGCGAGCGCGAGGGTACCCGTTCCCCGCGCATGTTGCAGGAGAAAATGGGCCGCGCGCAGGGTCCGTCCGTTCCGCGCGCGTCCCGACTCGTCGCCTCGCCCCGTCGCTCCGCGTTCACGGGGCCCCGATTCCGGTCCTGGCGCGTCAGACCGCGACCGCCGTACGAGACGCGGAGGGGGCGCGCCCACAGCCCGTCCGCGTAGCGTGTGTTCGTGTCGGGATGGCGCGCAGCGTGTCTCGCGCTCGCCGCATCGTCGTGGTTCCGGGGACGACCGACCGCGGTGTCAGCGCGAACCGTCCGCCACCGTGTGCACCCAGATGCACGCCCGGGTGAGCGTCGCGCCGCATGACGGGCACGGGAGAGAGGGCTCGCGCATGGCCGCCTGCACGCGGTCGAGCGGGTCGGGGCAGCCCTCGTAGAGCGCCAAGTCCCGCGCGTTTCCGGTCATCCCTCGCCACCCACACGCGAAGCAGGTCTGGCCTTCGAGGACCACCCGTCGGGGTGCGCCTTGCACCGTCACGACATGGCTGAGGATGAACGGCTTGCCGGGCTCGCCTGCGTCGCCGAAGGCCACACGAACGCCTGGCGTCTGACGCGCTACGGCGACGAACTGCGAAAACAAGCGGCCCACACCGAGAGGCCGCCCCGCCAGGACGGGCTCGTCCAAGAGTGCGTCGACCAGCAGATCGCTGGGCAGATACAGCCGCTGACCGTCGAGGTGCAGCGTGCTGAGCTCGGGGTGTGCAGGCGCCTCGTCACGCGCCCCTCGTTCGGACCCACGCGCGCTCACGCGGCGGGCGCCGACAGCTGGACCTCGACCACGCGATGCGGGTCCTTGCGGTCGCTGCGGACCGTCAGGGACGCTTCCCCATCGCTGTGACGGAACGTCACGTCGAGCTGCTGCGAGCCCTCGGGCCAGTGAACCAAGCACAGACCGCTCGCCGTGCGCTTGCGGCTCCTGAGGCGCGCACGCCGATCGAACACGCCTTCGACCTCCACCTCGTCCACGAGCTTGCCCTTTGGGTTACGCACCCGAAACATGACGGGGGTGAGTGCGTCTCGTTGGCGGCGTAACCACGACCACATGAACGGGATTATGTCACACGCGCGACATAAAATTCAACCGGTCGGCGCATGGCCGTATCGGTCAGTCAGGCGCTCGTGGGGCCTCACTTCGCGGCAGCGCGTCGCGGCAGACGGATGACGGGATCGGTGTCGTGGGCGCGGTAGAGAATGACCACCCGGCCGAGCTGACCCACCTCGTGAGCACCGCACAGCTGGGAGAGCTTCGGCGTGGCTTCTCGGCGCTCGTCGGGTGAGGACTCGAGCACGCGCACTTTGATCAGCTCGTGATCGCGCAATGCACGCGTGACGGCGTCCACCACCCCGTCGGTGATCCCTTCCCGTCCGACCTGGACCACCGGCTGAATGTGGTGCGCGAGCCCTCGGAGGTAGCTTCGCTGTTTGCCCGTGAGGTCGTCCTTGGGACGACGGGGCGGCGCCTTGGGCTCGCTCATGCCCCTTCATACCACGTGGCCTACCCACGCGCTCAACGCGCCCTGCGAGTTGCTCGGCGTCATGCCACCGTCGACGGGCGGGAGGTGACTCGGGAGCTGCGCGACGGAGCGGTGATCAGCGCAAGATGAAGGCGGGCACCACGTCGATGTCGATGCCCACGGAGATGCGGTCGCAGCCGCCGATGTCATTCGGCGCGAGGTCACCGAGACCGCGCAGGAGGATCTCGACCGCGCCCAGGGTGGGCATCAACACCTCGTCGTTGGCCACGATGTCGCGCACCATGAAGCGGTCGACCGCGGCCCCGAGCACACCCGACCCGGACTCGTCCTCGTGGAGGTCGAGCACGATTCGGGCGTCCAGCAGCGTCAGCTGGAACATGGCCTGGAGGATGTCGACGTTGACGTTGATGTCGAACGGGCGGATGTCGATGCGTCCATCGACGATCTGCACGTTGCGAACCTCGATGTCCTGGCTCATCGCCGAGATGTCGAAGCTCTGTCCGGGCTCGGGGCGTCCGTCCGTCCCGACATCGACCGGACCACTGCCAATGTGGATGCGCACCGTCACGTCGTCGTCATTCTCGAGGTCGTCGACGTTCGTGAGCTCCAGCAGCACCAGCAGGCGACCATCGTTGATGGAGGTCTGGATCAGCGCGTCCGCATTGCCCCCGAGCTGAGAAACCACTGCGGCGCCCAGGATGCTGAACTGATTGTCGACCCCCGGCGTCCCGTCGGGAGCGGTTCCGTCGACCTTCCCACACGTCTCGGGCGAGGGCGTGTCGTCCACGCGATCGTCCAGGTCGATGCCCCGCAGTGAGCCGTCGGGCTCCGGGCCGAGGACCATGCGCATCTCCGAGATCAGCAGGACGTGCGTCTGTCCTGGAGCGGGGTCCGAACAGGACACGAGCCCCGCCAGACACAGGGCCAAGAGCAGACTCGAGCCAAGCGTACGGGTGGCGCGAGAAGAGCGGGGGAAGCGTAGGTCATGCATGGGGAGCCTCGAAGACACGTCGCGAATATAACACGACCAACTGGTCATGCATTGAAAGCGCGGGGATCGCGTATCAGCGTATCAGAAGGTCCGCCACGGGGACGGCCCGAAAGTGGGTTCGGCAGGGTGGTCCGTCCGCGAACCAGTAGCGGGGGAGAGCTCCAGGGACCAACTCGAGCAGCGCAGACGACACCGTTCCGTATTGGGAGGTGTGGATGCACGTGGCCTCTAGCGCCCGCAGCAGCTCGGGCGGGAACGGGCTGTCCACGGAGACGCGCACCTCGGAGAGCGGCGGCTGCGTGTGGTCCGCCAGCAGCGTGCGCAGCGGATCCAGCTGTTCGTCCAGCGGGGCGTGCGGGTAGCGTGCGGAGTGCTGCGCAGCGGCGCGGGCGATTCGCTCCGCTTTGGGGAAGGTCGGGGACTCGAGGCGATCATTGCCGAGCACGTGGATGCCGGGGGGGAGCGCCTCCACCTCGAGCGCCGCCCGGTCGGGTCGGGCGTAGGCAACGAACAGCTCTCGTCCGTCACCCACCAGGAGGTTGAAGCCGTTGTACTCGCGTCCGTCGAGGGACCGGAGGTGGGTGAGGGCGCCGCCGAGCGTGCCGTCTGCGAGGGCGCCCGTCACGACCTCGCCGCGCGTCCGCTTGCTGGGGTCGCGCGGACCGAAGCTGCGTTGGTTGGTCAGCCCCGCGAAGAGACCGGCCGCGTGCATGCCCAGCCAGGTTCCTCCTTGCGACACGTCGACGCCGGCCACGACGGAGGGGGCGATCCGCTCGGGAGGGCGTGAGGGTCGTGCATAGAGTTCGTCACGGTTGGCCGCGACCCAGGTTCCGTGCCGCGAGGTCGCCTCCGCGTGAGTGGCTGAGCCGGCGCCATGGTGGAACGCGATCAGCGTGCACATCAGGGGCGACGCCGCGCGACGACCAGACGCTCGCCGCGCATGACGACCGTCTGCCAAGCACTCACGTCGGCCGCGGCAGCCCAGTCGGTGCTGTTGCTGTCGGTCAGCACCGTGAACCCGTGCTGGTCGAGCAGCTGCTTCATGTCAGCCCGCTCGTAGCTCGCGCGGAGCCCCTCGCCGATGGCATCGAACGTCCGACGAACCACGTGGGCACCCACCACGCCGAACGGCACCGCATCGGGCACCATATACGTCGCGATGAGTCGGCTTCCGGGCGCAGACAACTGCTCGAGCCGGGCCAGCGGGGCGAGGTACATGGTGACCCCTTCCCACACCCACGTCGTCACGCGGCCGACGTCGAACCCCGCCGACGCGAGCCGCTCGCCGAGGTCGTCGCGCTCGAAGTCCACCGCCACGTAGGAGAGGCCCTCGTGCTCGCCCATCTTCTTGCGCTTGTAGCGCTGGGTGGCCGGATGATCGACCTCGAACACCGGGCGCCCGGTGAGTGCCGGGAGTCGCCGCGCGCGAGCGTCCAGCCCAGCACCCAGCAGCACCACCTGCTCGGCCCCGTCCGCCAACGCCCCCCCGACCGCGCGATCGATGGCCGAGGTCCGCAAGGAGACGTGATCCACCATCCCGAGCGACACGACACGGTAGGCCGAGCGCACGGGTTCACGCAGCACGTCGCTCGCCTGGTAGACCTTCAGCAACGGACGGAACGGAAACGGGCAGAGCTCGACCGCGAAGGGGTCGGTGCTCATGCCCGGTCTGCTGACCCCCCGTCCGAAGCTGACGAGGGCTGCCGTGAGGCTGGGTCGGTGATCGCGCATCGGCGGACTATGCCACCTTTGGGGGCACCGGGCGACCGAGGACGGCCGACCAGCGCCGCCGGATCACTCCGCGGCGGCCTGCTCGGTCAGCGGGTAGACGCTGACCTTCTTGCCGGCCGTGCGACCGCGACGCTCGAACTTCACCACGCCGTCGATGCGCGCCCACAGCGTGTAGTCCTTGCCCACGCCGACGTTGTTGCCCGCGTGCACGGTGCTGCCGACCTGGCGCACCAGGATGGAGCCCGCGTTGACGGTCTCGCCACCGAAGACCTTGACCCCGCGGTACTGCGCCTTGGAGTCACGACCGTTGCGAGAAGAACCCTGTCCCTTTTTATGAGCCATTTCTCAGTTCCTCCTGCTTCAGCCTTGGACGCTCTGGATGCGCAGCTCGGTGAAGGGCTGGCGGTGACCGTACTTGCGGCGGTAGTTCTTGCGGCGGCGCATCTTGAAGACGATGACCTTCTTGGCGCGGTCCTGGCCGATGATCTTGGCGACGACCTTGGCGCCACCGACCGTCGGCGTGCCGACGCGCGGGGACTCGCCACCCAGCATCAGGACCTCGCCGAATTCGACCTGGCCACCGATCTCACCGTCGAGCTTCTCGACGCGGACCGTGTCGCCTTCTTGGACGCGGTACTGTTTTCCGCCCGTTTTGATGACTGCGTACATCTTTAAAATCCGTTCTGGGCCGCCGCGTCCTAGACGGGCAGGGCGGGGATTATGAGGGTGTCGCGTACGTCTGCAAGCGAAAAGAGGAGAAATCTGGCCAGCACGGTATGCTGACGCAACCGCCATGTCCGCCGACATCCTCAATACCATCGACCTCTTCGCCGGTCTCGGCCCCCTCCACCTGGCCCACCTGCGCTCGATCGCCCAAGAGCGGCACCTCAAGCACGGGGAGGTCCTGTTCGAGGAGGGGGACGACGGCAGCGAGATCTTCGTGGTGGCCGAAGGCTCCGTGCGGATCTCCAAGATGGTCCCGGGCATCGGGGAAGAGGCGCTCGCCATCCTGCGGCCCGGAGCCTACTTCGGGGAGATGGAGTTCATCGACCGGGAGCTGAACCGCGCCGCCCGGGCCATGGCCCACGAGGCGTCCGTGCTGTACGCCATCTCGTACGCGGACCTCGACATGCTGCTGGGGACCGACCGGGACCTGGCGCTCGCGATCCAGG is a window from the Sandaracinaceae bacterium genome containing:
- the yhbY gene encoding ribosome assembly RNA-binding protein YhbY, with the translated sequence MSEPKAPPRRPKDDLTGKQRSYLRGLAHHIQPVVQVGREGITDGVVDAVTRALRDHELIKVRVLESSPDERREATPKLSQLCGAHEVGQLGRVVILYRAHDTDPVIRLPRRAAAK
- a CDS encoding NRDE family protein — its product is MCTLIAFHHGAGSATHAEATSRHGTWVAANRDELYARPSRPPERIAPSVVAGVDVSQGGTWLGMHAAGLFAGLTNQRSFGPRDPSKRTRGEVVTGALADGTLGGALTHLRSLDGREYNGFNLLVGDGRELFVAYARPDRAALEVEALPPGIHVLGNDRLESPTFPKAERIARAAAQHSARYPHAPLDEQLDPLRTLLADHTQPPLSEVRVSVDSPFPPELLRALEATCIHTSQYGTVSSALLELVPGALPRYWFADGPPCRTHFRAVPVADLLIR
- a CDS encoding SAM-dependent methyltransferase, whose protein sequence is MSTDPFAVELCPFPFRPLLKVYQASDVLREPVRSAYRVVSLGMVDHVSLRTSAIDRAVGGALADGAEQVVLLGAGLDARARRLPALTGRPVFEVDHPATQRYKRKKMGEHEGLSYVAVDFERDDLGERLASAGFDVGRVTTWVWEGVTMYLAPLARLEQLSAPGSRLIATYMVPDAVPFGVVGAHVVRRTFDAIGEGLRASYERADMKQLLDQHGFTVLTDSNSTDWAAAADVSAWQTVVMRGERLVVARRRP
- the rpmA gene encoding 50S ribosomal protein L27, with translation MAHKKGQGSSRNGRDSKAQYRGVKVFGGETVNAGSILVRQVGSTVHAGNNVGVGKDYTLWARIDGVVKFERRGRTAGKKVSVYPLTEQAAAE
- the rplU gene encoding 50S ribosomal protein L21, with amino-acid sequence MYAVIKTGGKQYRVQEGDTVRVEKLDGEIGGQVEFGEVLMLGGESPRVGTPTVGGAKVVAKIIGQDRAKKVIVFKMRRRKNYRRKYGHRQPFTELRIQSVQG
- a CDS encoding cyclic nucleotide-binding domain-containing protein, with protein sequence MSADILNTIDLFAGLGPLHLAHLRSIAQERHLKHGEVLFEEGDDGSEIFVVAEGSVRISKMVPGIGEEALAILRPGAYFGEMEFIDRELNRAARAMAHEASVLYAISYADLDMLLGTDRDLALAIQANMLRTLARRLRATNDKVTAMFAMAQFG